A window of Hyperolius riggenbachi isolate aHypRig1 chromosome 1, aHypRig1.pri, whole genome shotgun sequence contains these coding sequences:
- the LOC137561788 gene encoding uncharacterized protein, with protein sequence MRMRMRFFQECALPGQSVLPVWQICMRDFRLRRRKMAAKWFTTENLIIKIENSPELYDKSLPGYKDHQRAHEIWSNIAKDFLGEKWNTLSQKGKDSKIALLRTRWKSVRDSYKKEIEKQYHESKSGSGSSQRTKYKYCGILEFLRKHHEPAETEDSLPPDPEEDDVEVPPTTTSDVEVEEDTTQDVDTATVEDSDSTTPDHTPHSPASSRTRTTVRSSRGVRVATQGRRIGRGMSRAEYDQKLISSIEKAVDHMEKREDEMKQLKEPCTQYLLSLVPLLQKVPPDKQWAARHAISETLGRFLLPESRADDNVHNYLQQPHLPASSQQYNAHPQLSYHMQRIYNPPHYPPMHMHNMPYGQQPHYSMPPPQRPDQGMRFQTSSMHSDSTVYTDLTSHSQPHTNAESGTHAYNQGPGSMCDLLSQHD encoded by the exons ATGCGGATGCGGATGCGTTTTTTTCAAGAATGCgcacttccaggtcaaagtgtgcttcctgtgtggcagatttgCATGAGGGATTTTAGACTGCGCAGGAGGAAGATGGCAGCAAAGTGGTTTACCACAGAAAACCTGATAATTAAGATTGAAAACAGCCCAGAACTTTATGACAAGTCTTTGCCTGGATATAAAGACCACCAAAGGGCTCATGAAATCTGGAGCAACATTGCAAAAGATTTTCTTGGAGAAAAATGGAATACTTTGAGCCAAAAGGGCAAGGATTCTAAGA TTGCCCTCCTGCGGACAAGATGGAAGTCGGTCAGAGACAGTTACAAAAAGGAGATTGAAAAGCAATACCATGAATCCAAAAGTGGGTCTGGAAGTTCGCAGCGAACAAAATATAAATATTGTGGCATATTAGAATTTCTAAGAAAACATCATGAACCGGCTGA GACTGAAGATAGCCTACCACCAGATCCTGAGGAGGACGATGTAGAGGTGCCACCTACCACCACCAGTGATGTGGAAGTTGAAGAAGACACTACACAGGATGTTGACACTGCTACAGTGGAAGACAGTGACTCTACTAccccagatcacacaccacacagcccagcgagtagtcggacacgcacaactgtcaggtctagtagaggtgtgagggtagctacacaaggcaggagaataggaagaggtatgagcagggctgaatacgaccAGAAGCTGATTAGTTCAATAGAAAAGGCTGTTGATCatatggagaagcgagaggatGAAATGAAACAACTTAAAGAGCCATGCACACAGTATCTTTTAAGTTTGGTGCCACTATTACAAAAAGTGCCTCCTGATAAGCAATGGGCAGCCAGACATGCCATCTCTGAGACCCTGGGGAGATTCTTACTACCTGAGAGCCGTGCAGatgacaatgtgcacaactacttGCAGCAACCACACCTGCCTGCTTCCAGCCAACAATATAATGCACACCCACAACTCTCTTACCATATGCAACGCATTTATAACCCACCCCACTACCCACCAATGCATATGCATAACATGCCATATGGTCAACAGCCTCATTACTCTATGCCTCCACCTCAGCGCCCTGATCAAGGTATGCGATTTCAAACATCATCTATGCACAGTGACTCTACAGTGTACACTGATTTAACATCGCACAGCCAGCCTCATACAAATGCTGAATCAGGTACACATGCTTACAATCAGGGCCCTGGTAGTATGTGTGATTTGCTATCACAACATGACTAG